In Fundulus heteroclitus isolate FHET01 unplaced genomic scaffold, MU-UCD_Fhet_4.1 scaffold_81, whole genome shotgun sequence, a genomic segment contains:
- the LOC118562155 gene encoding uncharacterized protein LOC118562155: MSTAESASTSTSSELSVQAVGGRGRGAKSKTRQRTSKWRGARLDSTEQKRLQDLQDRRKAEIKDKLDSLDPIQKDRILDRMVQRSPGMMIDIMHFLDVPESPVLVPDPAGLHWCICGNCREMDTDLERKCCRQSPQDCISRMGHMDYYILDEGVLGLARAAWNDIFALEDNPEPGVDQRQFRHTAYRQFVLWQHGRLGVGNRVVIPSCCVCRIRDKFPDPRGQYTGFRVQRLL; the protein is encoded by the exons ATGTCTACTGCG GAATCAGCTTCAACATCAACTTCGTCTGAGTTATCTGTTCAAGCTGTAGGCGGAAGGGGTAGGGGTGCAAAGTCCAAAACCAGGCAGAGAACATCAAAGTGGAGGGGTGCAAGACTGGACTCAACTGAACAGAAGAGGTTACAGGACCTCCAAGACAGGCGCAAGGCTGAAATAAAG GACAAACTTGATTCCCTGGACCCTATCCAGAAGGACAGAATTCTGGATAGAATGGTGCAACGGTCACCAGGAATGATGATTGACATCATGCATTTCCTGGACGTTCCAGAGAGCCCTGTCCTTGTCCCTGACCCAGCTGGTCTACACTGGTGCATCTGTGGCAACTGCAGAGAAATGGACACAGACCTGGAGAGAAAGTGCTGTCGGCAGTCACCACAGGACTGTATCAGTAGAATGGGCCATATGGATTATTATATTTTGGATGAGGGTGTGTTGGGGCTGGCTCGTGCTGCATGGAATGACATCTTTGCTCTGGAGGATAACCCTGAACCTGGGGTAGACCAGCGGCAGTTCAGGCATACGGCTTACCGTCAGTTTGTCCTGTGGCAGCACGGACGCCTGGGTGTGGGCAACAGGGTTGTGATACCCAGCTGTTGTGTGTGTCGCATCAGGGACAAATTCCCTGACCCAAGGGGCCAGTACACTGGTTTTAGGGTGCAGCGCTTGTTGTAA
- the LOC105921821 gene encoding uncharacterized protein LOC105921821 yields MAEWTPLMMWVGVLHHVRDEHSWATGCCQHEPLEEGSQEKPWIKQGSAAHKALAGVVLDKRWLGLVKKFLNFRTTSDLESFQNHLLMYSSKRHAYTPFVYKTRTLLAAIDYNKHNRRLPARNLDGQKIYRRSYNKKSKSWSVYTMKEKKQYSYIPDLQRAILARRLGSGKGLPRKQTLRPADPRRLGLLAPEQPPPTAELVSRHVSRGDLGHRDTEDLED; encoded by the exons ATGGCAGAATGGACTCCCCTG atgatgtgggTTGGCGTGCTGCACCACGTACGGGACGAGCACTCTTGGGCAACTGGGTGCTGTCAGCACGAGCCACTGGAGGAAGGCAGCCAGGAGAAGCCATGGATAAAACAAG GTTCTGCCGCTCACAAGGCATTGGCTGGAGTTGTGCTCGACAAGCGATGGTTGGGCCTGGTGAAAAAGTTCTTGAACTTCAG GACCACATCTGATTTGGAGTCCTTCCAAAATCACCTCCTGATGTACTCATCAAAGCGGCACGCCTACACACCATTTGTCTACAAGACAAGGACACTACTGGCAGCCATTGACTACAACAAGCACAATCGGCGCCTTCCTGCACGCAACCTGGATGGtcaaaaaat CTACAGACGCTCATACAACAAGAAGTCAAAGAGCTGGAGTGTCTACACCATGAAGGAAAAGAAGCAGTACAGCTACATTCCTGACCTTCAGAGGGCAATTCTGGCAAGGAGGCTGGGAAGTGGCAAAGGCCTTCCCCGCAAGCAGACTTTGAGGCCTGCTGACCCAAGGCGCCTTGGTTTGCTCGCGCCGGAACAGCCACCTCCTACAGCTGAACTTGTAAGCAGACATGTGTCCCGTGGGGACTTGGgccacagagacacagaggaccTAGAGGACTGA